From Enterococcus mediterraneensis, the proteins below share one genomic window:
- a CDS encoding 3D domain-containing protein, whose translation MKTHLIPVIMTAMVMAAGNLLPAYAAETANETKPIETEIISDDTAKELSSSLLALTANGEAVQAVKADVIAKEKAAEKAAKEKAAKETAAAERAAKEKAAKEKAAKEKAEAEKAASQKAEAKENQPSGETLTMESTAYSSDPADALGGGTVTATGQNLLENPIAVAVDPSVIPLGTHLYVEGYGEAYAVDTGSAIKGNIIDVHFPTAAECISWGRRQVKVTIIG comes from the coding sequence ATGAAAACTCATTTGATTCCAGTTATTATGACAGCAATGGTAATGGCGGCAGGAAATCTATTGCCCGCATATGCAGCTGAAACAGCAAACGAAACCAAACCGATTGAAACAGAGATCATTTCTGATGATACAGCAAAAGAATTATCCAGTTCACTTTTAGCATTGACAGCAAACGGTGAAGCAGTGCAAGCCGTAAAAGCAGATGTCATCGCTAAAGAGAAGGCTGCTGAAAAAGCGGCAAAAGAAAAGGCCGCTAAAGAAACAGCAGCGGCAGAGAGAGCAGCCAAAGAAAAAGCGGCAAAGGAAAAAGCTGCTAAAGAAAAAGCAGAAGCAGAAAAAGCCGCTTCACAAAAAGCCGAAGCCAAAGAAAACCAACCAAGCGGTGAGACGCTGACGATGGAATCCACAGCCTATAGTTCTGATCCTGCTGACGCACTAGGCGGCGGAACAGTTACAGCTACTGGTCAAAACCTCTTGGAAAATCCCATCGCTGTCGCAGTCGATCCAAGTGTGATCCCGCTAGGCACACATTTATATGTGGAAGGCTACGGTGAAGCCTATGCGGTCGATACCGGCTCAGCCATCAAAGGAAACATCATTGATGTCCATTTCCCAACAGCAGCAGAATGTATCTCTTGGGGACGTCGACAAGTAAAAGTAACGATCATAGGCTGA